From Panulirus ornatus isolate Po-2019 chromosome 41, ASM3632096v1, whole genome shotgun sequence, one genomic window encodes:
- the LOC139761672 gene encoding uncharacterized protein, with product TNLPFPTLCSDCQVPTENSSRVSEGVDGIASLAVPALDGDSTHFAVQGTTADSEGVTRIASTIDGGGTPHSPTHPTDGLPLIRQRLRDRGISKAGTDIILASWRPATARQYQPHINRWLQFCGSWNIDPFAPTVTNIVNFLSVTFHRGVSYTSINTARGALSSLGITVDGCSAGSHPLVTRFLKGVFNLRPSVPRYIRTWDVQQVLQHLRAMDPLSSLSLKDLTLKLVMLMALTQAARIQTLHCLLLKNISFGQDSVCVWLGETIKQCRPKFNVRFETFKAYSTDITLCVCETLKMYIARTEELRNSAHQENGKLLLSFIKPHKHVTRDTVARWIRTVLSLSGIDSTQYSAGSVRPAAASKAKAMALPIGHIMARAGWSRAATFAKFYDKEIVPSHDPFQDAVLQ from the coding sequence ACTAATCTACCTTTTCCCACCCTTTGCTCTGATTGCCAGGTGCCTACAGAAAATTCGAGCAGAGTCAGcgaaggggtggatggtattgcctctCTGGCCGTCCCAGCCCTGGATGGGGACTCTACTCACTTTGCTGTTCAAGGAACCACGGCTGATTCCGAGGGGGTCACACGTATTGCGTCAACCATCGACGGAGGAGGCACACCCCATTCTCCGACACACCCGACTGATGGCTTGCCTCTTATCCGGCAACGTCTGCGAGACAGGGGCATTTCCAAGGCAGGTACGGACATCATCCTTGCCTCCTGGAGACCTGCGACTGCGAGGCAGTACCAGCCACATATTAACAGGTGGTTACAGTTTTGTGGTAGCTGGAACATCGATCCCTTTGCTCCCACTGTAACTAATATTGTGAATTTTCTGTCTGTCACTTTCCACAGAGGTGTTAGTTATACTTCAATCAACACTGCCAGGggtgcactctcctccctggggattactgtggatggttgcagtgcaggcagccatcctcttgtcaccaggttcttaaagggagtttttaacttgcggccgtctgtccctaggtatataagaacttgggatgttcagcaggtgctacagcatctgcgtgccatggatcctttgtcctccctctctttaaaggatttaacactgaagcttgtgatgttgatggcacttacgcaggctgccagaatacaaactttgcattgtttgttgctgaagaatattagttttgggcaggattctgtttgtgtttggttagggGAAACTATCAAACAGTGCAGGCCAAAGTTCAATGTGCGATTTGAGacctttaaagcatattctactgacattacattgtgtgtatgtgaaactctgaaaatgtatattgctaggacagaggagctcagaaattctgcacatcaggagaatgggaagttacTCCTAAGTTTTATCAAGCCCCACAAGCATGTAACGAGGGACACTGTTGCAAGGTGGATTCGAACGGTGCTTTCTCTGTCGGGCATAGACTCCACCCAGTATTCAGCGGGCAGTGTTCGGCCTGCAGCTGCATCGAAAGCCAAAGCCATGGCTCTACCGATTGGGCACATCATGGCAAGGGCTGGGTGGTCCAGGGCTGCcacttttgccaagttttatgacaaggagattgtcccgagtcacgatcctttccaagatgctgtccttcaatag